A region from the Vicia villosa cultivar HV-30 ecotype Madison, WI linkage group LG3, Vvil1.0, whole genome shotgun sequence genome encodes:
- the LOC131661777 gene encoding uncharacterized protein LOC131661777 isoform X1, with the protein MDPELQNSENSDSVFVWDESSQLYFHASSGFYHDPNAGWYYSTTDGVYYKFEDGNYVPLDSNKDNCEETYVCKETKPESPWKVHDINNENCPSFIGYGFETNQDAGTLAKEAAVVLSTMLQYVDVFVIDAPNSTNSPTCENPPPPSEWLEDTLIDLYLSGYNNVALSAADTVTVPVETNGYNSALEAYSNTYEVEGEWNTGLEDENGMADDKRIVDEVVAYSDMYELEEGEWIPDTEDENHIADTSTLDEGMLFDEEKWRAQYGQVTESRKDLVLEFPAVDLWDWEMVRASKKDEKSRVAKLVGRLVKQSAKRHPSISSGEKKFKSAPICEVHLDLVRVKTGQVYRLRNPSARYVASLSSYDSSDPTKNWDFPQISSNTNSALVSKSSESTPSTSNEISTEKDLPMLPSQLSASKQIKSQYRDRAAERRILHGGFGVGPGQKNLGGGYDTPPSPDASPQEAKEEALKMSFGPGSYARKLLEGMGWKEGEGLGNSTKGMVEPIQPVGNTGSAGLGWPHRNFQKGQG; encoded by the exons ATGGATCCAGAACTTCAAAATTCGGAAAATAGCGATTCTGTCTTTGTTTGGGACGAAAGTTCGCAGCTTTACTTCCACGCCAG TAGTGGATTTTATCATGACCCTAATGCTGGTTGGTACTATAGCACCACTGACGGTGTTTATTACAAATTTGAAGATGGAAATTATGTACCTTTAGATTCCAATAAG GATAATTGTGAAGAAACATATGTATGCAAGGAAACCAAACCCGAAAGCCCTTGGAAAGTACATGACATTAACAACGAGAATTGCCCTTCTTTTATCGGTTACGGATTTGAAACTAACCAAGATGCCGGAACCTTGGCCAAGGAAGCAGCGGTTG TTCTGTCGACAATGTTACAGTATGTAGATGTCTTTGTAATAGATGCCCCGAACTCCACCAACAGTCCAACTTGTGAAAACCCTCCACCACCATCAGAATG GTTGGAGGATACACTGATTGACCTTTACTTATCTGGCTACAACAACGTAGCACTCAGTGCTGCTGATACAGTGACAGTGCCCGTGGAAACCAATGGATATAACTCCGCGTTAGAAG CTTACAGCAACACTTATGAAGTGGAAGGCGAATGGAACACAGGTCTGGAGGATGAAAACGGCATGGCTGATGATAAAAGAATTGTAGATGAAGTCGTAGCTTACAGTGATATGTATGAACTTGAAGAAGGTGAGTGGATCCCAGATACAGAGGATGAAAATCACATAGCTGATACAAGTACCCTAGATGAAG GCATGTTGTTTGATGAAGAAAAATGGAGAGCTCAGTATGGTCAAGTCACTGAATCAAGGAAAGATTTGGTTTTAGAGTTTCCAGCTGTGGACTTGTGGGATTGGGAAATGGTTAGAGCTTccaaaaaagatgaaaagagtAGGGTGGCAAAGTTGGTTGGAAGACTGGTTAAACAATCTGCAAAGCGACATCCATCTATCTCATCTGGTGAAAAGAAATTTAAATCTGCTCCAATATGTGAAGTGCATCTCGATCTGGTACGCGTCAAAACAG GACAAGTGTATAGATTGCGAAATCCTAGTGCAAGATATGTGGCTTCATTATCAAGTTATGATTCTTCCGATCCAACAAAAAATTGGGATTTTCCTCAGATATCATCTAATACAAATAGCGCACTTGTCTCCAAGTCCAGTGAAAGTACTCCATCCACTTCAAATGAAATTTCTACAGAGAAAGATTTGCCTATGTTGCCAAGTCAACTTTCTGCATCCAAG CAAATAAAAAGTCAATACAGAGATCGTGCGGCAGAAAGAAGAATCTTGCATGGTGGCTTTGGTGTGGGTCCAGGACAGAAGAATCTTGGTGGTGGTTATGATACGCCACCATCACCTGATGCTAGTCCTCAAGAAGCTAAAGAAGAGGCCTTGAAGATGTCATTTGGACCGGGTAGTTATGCCAGGAAACTTCTAGAAGGCATGGGCTGGAAGGAG GGAGAAGGGCTTGGCAACTCAACAAAGGGCATGGTGGAACCTATTCAACCAGTTGGAAACACTGGCAGTGCAGGCTTGGGATGGCCTCATCGAAATTTTCAAAAGGGTCAAGGCTAA
- the LOC131661777 gene encoding uncharacterized protein LOC131661777 isoform X2 — MDPELQNSENSDSVFVWDESSQLYFHASGFYHDPNAGWYYSTTDGVYYKFEDGNYVPLDSNKDNCEETYVCKETKPESPWKVHDINNENCPSFIGYGFETNQDAGTLAKEAAVVLSTMLQYVDVFVIDAPNSTNSPTCENPPPPSEWLEDTLIDLYLSGYNNVALSAADTVTVPVETNGYNSALEAYSNTYEVEGEWNTGLEDENGMADDKRIVDEVVAYSDMYELEEGEWIPDTEDENHIADTSTLDEGMLFDEEKWRAQYGQVTESRKDLVLEFPAVDLWDWEMVRASKKDEKSRVAKLVGRLVKQSAKRHPSISSGEKKFKSAPICEVHLDLVRVKTGQVYRLRNPSARYVASLSSYDSSDPTKNWDFPQISSNTNSALVSKSSESTPSTSNEISTEKDLPMLPSQLSASKQIKSQYRDRAAERRILHGGFGVGPGQKNLGGGYDTPPSPDASPQEAKEEALKMSFGPGSYARKLLEGMGWKEGEGLGNSTKGMVEPIQPVGNTGSAGLGWPHRNFQKGQG, encoded by the exons ATGGATCCAGAACTTCAAAATTCGGAAAATAGCGATTCTGTCTTTGTTTGGGACGAAAGTTCGCAGCTTTACTTCCACGCCAG TGGATTTTATCATGACCCTAATGCTGGTTGGTACTATAGCACCACTGACGGTGTTTATTACAAATTTGAAGATGGAAATTATGTACCTTTAGATTCCAATAAG GATAATTGTGAAGAAACATATGTATGCAAGGAAACCAAACCCGAAAGCCCTTGGAAAGTACATGACATTAACAACGAGAATTGCCCTTCTTTTATCGGTTACGGATTTGAAACTAACCAAGATGCCGGAACCTTGGCCAAGGAAGCAGCGGTTG TTCTGTCGACAATGTTACAGTATGTAGATGTCTTTGTAATAGATGCCCCGAACTCCACCAACAGTCCAACTTGTGAAAACCCTCCACCACCATCAGAATG GTTGGAGGATACACTGATTGACCTTTACTTATCTGGCTACAACAACGTAGCACTCAGTGCTGCTGATACAGTGACAGTGCCCGTGGAAACCAATGGATATAACTCCGCGTTAGAAG CTTACAGCAACACTTATGAAGTGGAAGGCGAATGGAACACAGGTCTGGAGGATGAAAACGGCATGGCTGATGATAAAAGAATTGTAGATGAAGTCGTAGCTTACAGTGATATGTATGAACTTGAAGAAGGTGAGTGGATCCCAGATACAGAGGATGAAAATCACATAGCTGATACAAGTACCCTAGATGAAG GCATGTTGTTTGATGAAGAAAAATGGAGAGCTCAGTATGGTCAAGTCACTGAATCAAGGAAAGATTTGGTTTTAGAGTTTCCAGCTGTGGACTTGTGGGATTGGGAAATGGTTAGAGCTTccaaaaaagatgaaaagagtAGGGTGGCAAAGTTGGTTGGAAGACTGGTTAAACAATCTGCAAAGCGACATCCATCTATCTCATCTGGTGAAAAGAAATTTAAATCTGCTCCAATATGTGAAGTGCATCTCGATCTGGTACGCGTCAAAACAG GACAAGTGTATAGATTGCGAAATCCTAGTGCAAGATATGTGGCTTCATTATCAAGTTATGATTCTTCCGATCCAACAAAAAATTGGGATTTTCCTCAGATATCATCTAATACAAATAGCGCACTTGTCTCCAAGTCCAGTGAAAGTACTCCATCCACTTCAAATGAAATTTCTACAGAGAAAGATTTGCCTATGTTGCCAAGTCAACTTTCTGCATCCAAG CAAATAAAAAGTCAATACAGAGATCGTGCGGCAGAAAGAAGAATCTTGCATGGTGGCTTTGGTGTGGGTCCAGGACAGAAGAATCTTGGTGGTGGTTATGATACGCCACCATCACCTGATGCTAGTCCTCAAGAAGCTAAAGAAGAGGCCTTGAAGATGTCATTTGGACCGGGTAGTTATGCCAGGAAACTTCTAGAAGGCATGGGCTGGAAGGAG GGAGAAGGGCTTGGCAACTCAACAAAGGGCATGGTGGAACCTATTCAACCAGTTGGAAACACTGGCAGTGCAGGCTTGGGATGGCCTCATCGAAATTTTCAAAAGGGTCAAGGCTAA
- the LOC131661779 gene encoding galactinol--sucrose galactosyltransferase-like, with the protein MAPPSITKTATPQEVISIIDIGNGNSPLFSITLDQSRNFLANGHPFLTQVPPNITTTTTTTPSSFLNLKSNKDTITNNNMLQQGCFVGFNTTEPKSHHVVPLGKLKGIKFMSIFRFKVWWTTHWVGTNGHELQHETQMLILDQNISLRRPYVLLLPILENNFRTCLQPGLNDHIDMCIESGSTHVTGSTFKACLYIHLSNDPYHLVKEAVKVIQTQLGTFKTLEEKTPPGIIDKFGWCTWDAFYLKVHPRGVREGVKSLTEGGCPPGFVIIDDGWQSISHDDDVNDDDSGMNRTSAGEQMPCRLIKYEENYKFREYKNRGNNGLGGFVRDLKEEFRSVESVYVWHALCGYWGGVRPKVLGMAEARVVVPKLSPGVKMTMEDLAVDKIMENGVGLVPPNLVQQMFDGLHSHLESAGIDGVKVDVIHLLELLSEDYGGRVELARAYYKALTSSVNKHFKGNGVIASMEHCNDFFLLGTEAISLGRVGDDFWCSDPSGDPNGTYWLQGCHMVHCAYNSLWMGNFIHPDWDMFQSTHPCAEFHAASRAISGGPIYVSDCVGNHNFKLLKSLVLPDGSILRCQHFALPTRDCLFEDPLHNGKTMLKIWNLNKYAGVLGLFNCQGGGWCPETRRNKSAFEFSQAVTCYASPEDIEWCNGKTPVSIKGVDVFAVYFFKEKKLRLMKYSDRLEVSLEPFSFELMTVSSVRVFSKRLIQFAPIGLVNMLNSGGAVQSLEFDDNASLVKIGVRGFGEMRVFASEKPVCCKIDGVSVEFDYEEKMVRVQILWPSSSTLSLVEFLF; encoded by the exons ATGGCACCACCAAGCATAACCAAAACCGCAACCCCCCAAGAAGTAATAAGCATCATCGATATTGGTAATGGTAACTCACCCTTATTCTCCATAACCTTAGACCAATCACGTAATTTCCTTGCAAATGGCCACCCTTTCCTCACCCAAGTCCCACctaacataacaacaacaacaacaaccactcCTTCCTCTTTTCTCAATCTCAAATCCAACAAAGACACCATCACCAACAACAACATGTTGCAACAAGGTTGTTTTGTTGGGTTCAACACCACCGAACCCAAAAGCCACCATGTAGTTCCACTCGGCAAACTAAAAGGAATCAAATTCATGAGCATATTCCGGTTCAAAGTTTGGTGGACAACTCACTGGGTCGGAACAAACGGACACGAGCTACAACACGAAACACAAATGTTAATCCTCGACCAAAACATCTCCCTCAGACGACCCTATGTCTTACTCCTCCCAATCCTCGAAAACAACTTCCGAACCTGTCTCCAACCCGGTCTCAACGATCACATAGACATGTGTATCGAAAGCGGTTCAACACACGTCACCGGTTCCACCTTCAAAGCCTGTCTTTACATCCATCTCAGCAACGACCCTTACCATTTAGTAAAAGAAGCAGTTAAAGTAATCCAAACCCAGTTAGGAACATTCAAAACTCTCGAAGAGAAAACACCACCTGGAATTATAGACAAATTCGGTTGGTGCACGTGGGATGCTTTTTACTTGAAGGTTCATCCAAGAGGTGTACGGGAAGGTGTAAAGTCTCTCACAGAGGGTGGTTGTCCTCCAGGTTTTGTCATCATCGACGACGGTTGGCAATCGATTTCTCATGATGATGATGTAAATGATGATGATTCAGGAATGAACCGAACCTCAGCTGGGGAACAAATGCCATGCAGACTTATAAAATACGAAGAGAATTATAAATTTAGAGAATACAAAAATCGTGGGAACAATGGTTTGGGTGGTTTTGTGAGGGATTTGAAGGAAGAGTTTAGGAGTGTGGAGAGTGTTTATGTTTGGCATGCGCTTTGTGGGTATTGGGGTGGGGTTAGACCTAAGGTGTTGGGAATGGCGGAAGCTAGGGTTGTGGTACCGAAGTTGTCGCCGGGGGTGAAGATGACAATGGAGGATTTGGCGGTGGATAAGATTATGGAGAATGGTGTGGGGCTGGTGCCGCCAAATTTGGTGCAGCAGATGTTTGATGGACTTCACTCTCATTTGGAGTCGGCGGGGATTGACGGCGTTAAAGTTGACGTTATCCAT TTGCTTGAGTTACTATCAGAGGACTATGGCGGACGAGTTGAACTTGCAAGAGCTTATTACAAAGCACTAACCTCATCAGTGAACAAACATTTCAAAGGCAACGGTGTAATTGCCAGCATGGAGCATTGCAATGACTTCTTTCTCCTCGGCACAGAAGCCATATCTCTCGGCCGCGTAGGAGACGATTTTTGGTGCTCTGATCCCTCTGGTGATCCAAATGGTACATACTGGCTTCAAGGCTGTCACATGGTACATTGTGCCTACAACAGTTTATGGATGGGAAATTTCATTCATCCAGATTGGGACATGTTTCAGTCCACTCATCCTTGTGCCGAATTTCACGCCGCATCAAGAGCTATCTCAGGTGGACCGATTTATGTTAGTGACTGTGTTGGTAATCACAATTTCAAGTTGCTCAAATCTCTTGTTTTGCCCGATGGTTCTATCTTGCGTTGTCAACATTTCGCGCTTCCTACACGAGATTGCTTGTTTGAAGACCCTTTGCATAATGGCAAAACAATGCTCAAAATTTGGAATCTCAACAAA TATGCGGGTGTTTTGGGTCTATTCAATTGCCAAGGTGGCGGGTGGTGTCCTGAGACACGGCGAAACAAGAGCGCGTTTGAATTTTCACAAGCGGTGACATGTTATGCGAGTCCTGAAGATATTGAATGGTGCAATGGGAAAACCCCAGTGAGCATCAAAGGTGTAGATGTTTTTGCTGTGTATTTTTTCAAGGAGAAGAAACTGAGGCTCATGAAGTATTCTGATAGATTGGAAGTTTCGCTTGAGCCGTTTAGTTTTGAGCTAATGACAGTGTCTTCGGTGAGAGTCTTTTCAAAAAGGTTGATACAGTTTGCTCCGATTGGGTTAGTGAACATGCTGAACTCCGGTGGTGCAGTTCAATCTCTGGAATTTGATGATAATGCAAGCTTGGTTAAGATTGGGGTGAGAGGTTTTGGGGAGATGAGGGTGTTTGCGTCTGAGAAACCAGTTTGCTGCAAAATCGATGGAGTTAGTGTGGAATTTGATTATGAGGAAAAAATGGTGAGAGTTCAAATTCTGTGGCCTAGTTCTTCGACGTTATCCTTGGTGGAGTTTTTATTTTGA
- the LOC131661778 gene encoding FKBP12-interacting protein of 37 kDa-like — translation MASPARFDDDFDFGGEIGGRQSGNKRPSPDFDDEDYDNDPFAPKKAKTKTEETASGVTTGMILSLRESLQTCKEQLATCQNELEAAKSEIQSWHSSIQNEPVVRAGATPEPKMLIDYLQALKSSEESLREQLEKAKKKESAFIKTFAKREQEIAELKSAVRDLKVQLKPPSMQARRLLLDPAVHEEFTRLKNLVEEKEKKVKELQDNIAAITFTSQSKMGKMLMAKCRTLQEENEEIGNQASEGKIHELTMKLALQKSQNAQLRIQFEGLQKHMEGLTNDVERSNETVLMFQEKLEEKDQEIQRLKNELQQNNLTEDGRSEETLNKSEGDKMMNEEAANDLTSV, via the exons ATGGCTTCCCCTGCTCGTTTTGACGAT GATTTCGATTTCGGAGGTGAAATTGGCGGAAGACAATCAG GTAATAAGAGACCATCGCCGGATTTCGATGATGAAGATTATGACAATGATCCTTTTGCACCGAAGAAG GCCAAAACTAAAACTGAAGAAACTGCTTCTGGTGTAACAACAGGAATGATCTTGTCACTTCGTGAAAG CCTCCAGACCTGTAAGGAGCAGCTTGCAACATGCCAA AATGAGCTTGAGGCTGCAAAATCTGAGATTCAGAGTTGGCACTCATCAATTCAAAATGAGCCTGTTGTGCGTGCCGGGGCTACTCCAG AGCCAAAAATGTTGATTGATTATCTTCAGGCCCTGAAATCATCTGAAGAGTCTTTGAGAGAGCAG CTTGAAAAAGCGAAGAAAAAAGAATCGGCATTCATTAAAACATTTGCAAAACGGGAACAAGAGATAGCAGAGTTGAAG TCTGCTGTTCGGGATCTGAAAGTGCAACTCAAGCCGCCATCAATGCAG GCAAGAAGGTTGTTACTAGATCCGGCTGTTCATGAAGAGTTCACACGTTTAAAG AACTTAgtagaggaaaaggaaaaaaaagtaaAGGAGTTGCAAGATAACATTGCTGCAATAACATTTACTTCCCAAAGCAAGATGGGGAAGATGCTGATGGCTAAATGTAGAACCCTGCAAGAAGAAAATGAGGAAATTGGAAATCAAGCTTCTGAGGGAAAG ATACATGAATTAACGATGAAACTTGCATTGCAGAAGTCCCAAAATGCACAACTCAGAATTCAATTTGAAG GATTGCAGAAGCATATGGAAGGACTGACAAATGATGTGGAGAGATCAAATGAAACG GTTCTTATGTTTCAAGAGAAGCTAGAAGAGAAAGATCAGGAGATCCAAAGACTGAAAAATGAACTCCAACAAAATAACTTAACAGAAGATGGAAGATCTGAGGAAACTTTAAATAAGAGTGAGGGCGATAAGATGATGAACGAGGAGGCTGCAAATGACTTAACTTCTGTTTAA
- the LOC131661777 gene encoding uncharacterized protein LOC131661777 isoform X4, whose protein sequence is MYARKPNPKALGKYMTLTTRIALLLSVTDLKLTKMPEPWPRKQRLYVDVFVIDAPNSTNSPTCENPPPPSEWLEDTLIDLYLSGYNNVALSAADTVTVPVETNGYNSALEAYSNTYEVEGEWNTGLEDENGMADDKRIVDEVVAYSDMYELEEGEWIPDTEDENHIADTSTLDEGMLFDEEKWRAQYGQVTESRKDLVLEFPAVDLWDWEMVRASKKDEKSRVAKLVGRLVKQSAKRHPSISSGEKKFKSAPICEVHLDLVRVKTGQVYRLRNPSARYVASLSSYDSSDPTKNWDFPQISSNTNSALVSKSSESTPSTSNEISTEKDLPMLPSQLSASKQIKSQYRDRAAERRILHGGFGVGPGQKNLGGGYDTPPSPDASPQEAKEEALKMSFGPGSYARKLLEGMGWKEGEGLGNSTKGMVEPIQPVGNTGSAGLGWPHRNFQKGQG, encoded by the exons ATGTATGCAAGGAAACCAAACCCGAAAGCCCTTGGAAAGTACATGACATTAACAACGAGAATTGCCCTTCTTTTATCGGTTACGGATTTGAAACTAACCAAGATGCCGGAACCTTGGCCAAGGAAGCAGCGGTTG TATGTAGATGTCTTTGTAATAGATGCCCCGAACTCCACCAACAGTCCAACTTGTGAAAACCCTCCACCACCATCAGAATG GTTGGAGGATACACTGATTGACCTTTACTTATCTGGCTACAACAACGTAGCACTCAGTGCTGCTGATACAGTGACAGTGCCCGTGGAAACCAATGGATATAACTCCGCGTTAGAAG CTTACAGCAACACTTATGAAGTGGAAGGCGAATGGAACACAGGTCTGGAGGATGAAAACGGCATGGCTGATGATAAAAGAATTGTAGATGAAGTCGTAGCTTACAGTGATATGTATGAACTTGAAGAAGGTGAGTGGATCCCAGATACAGAGGATGAAAATCACATAGCTGATACAAGTACCCTAGATGAAG GCATGTTGTTTGATGAAGAAAAATGGAGAGCTCAGTATGGTCAAGTCACTGAATCAAGGAAAGATTTGGTTTTAGAGTTTCCAGCTGTGGACTTGTGGGATTGGGAAATGGTTAGAGCTTccaaaaaagatgaaaagagtAGGGTGGCAAAGTTGGTTGGAAGACTGGTTAAACAATCTGCAAAGCGACATCCATCTATCTCATCTGGTGAAAAGAAATTTAAATCTGCTCCAATATGTGAAGTGCATCTCGATCTGGTACGCGTCAAAACAG GACAAGTGTATAGATTGCGAAATCCTAGTGCAAGATATGTGGCTTCATTATCAAGTTATGATTCTTCCGATCCAACAAAAAATTGGGATTTTCCTCAGATATCATCTAATACAAATAGCGCACTTGTCTCCAAGTCCAGTGAAAGTACTCCATCCACTTCAAATGAAATTTCTACAGAGAAAGATTTGCCTATGTTGCCAAGTCAACTTTCTGCATCCAAG CAAATAAAAAGTCAATACAGAGATCGTGCGGCAGAAAGAAGAATCTTGCATGGTGGCTTTGGTGTGGGTCCAGGACAGAAGAATCTTGGTGGTGGTTATGATACGCCACCATCACCTGATGCTAGTCCTCAAGAAGCTAAAGAAGAGGCCTTGAAGATGTCATTTGGACCGGGTAGTTATGCCAGGAAACTTCTAGAAGGCATGGGCTGGAAGGAG GGAGAAGGGCTTGGCAACTCAACAAAGGGCATGGTGGAACCTATTCAACCAGTTGGAAACACTGGCAGTGCAGGCTTGGGATGGCCTCATCGAAATTTTCAAAAGGGTCAAGGCTAA
- the LOC131661777 gene encoding uncharacterized protein LOC131661777 isoform X3 — MDPELQNSENSDSVFVWDESSQLYFHASSGFYHDPNAGWYYSTTDGVYYKFEDGNYVPLDSNKDNCEETYVCKETKPESPWKVHDINNENCPSFIGYGFETNQDAGTLAKEAAVDAPNSTNSPTCENPPPPSEWLEDTLIDLYLSGYNNVALSAADTVTVPVETNGYNSALEAYSNTYEVEGEWNTGLEDENGMADDKRIVDEVVAYSDMYELEEGEWIPDTEDENHIADTSTLDEGMLFDEEKWRAQYGQVTESRKDLVLEFPAVDLWDWEMVRASKKDEKSRVAKLVGRLVKQSAKRHPSISSGEKKFKSAPICEVHLDLVRVKTGQVYRLRNPSARYVASLSSYDSSDPTKNWDFPQISSNTNSALVSKSSESTPSTSNEISTEKDLPMLPSQLSASKQIKSQYRDRAAERRILHGGFGVGPGQKNLGGGYDTPPSPDASPQEAKEEALKMSFGPGSYARKLLEGMGWKEGEGLGNSTKGMVEPIQPVGNTGSAGLGWPHRNFQKGQG, encoded by the exons ATGGATCCAGAACTTCAAAATTCGGAAAATAGCGATTCTGTCTTTGTTTGGGACGAAAGTTCGCAGCTTTACTTCCACGCCAG TAGTGGATTTTATCATGACCCTAATGCTGGTTGGTACTATAGCACCACTGACGGTGTTTATTACAAATTTGAAGATGGAAATTATGTACCTTTAGATTCCAATAAG GATAATTGTGAAGAAACATATGTATGCAAGGAAACCAAACCCGAAAGCCCTTGGAAAGTACATGACATTAACAACGAGAATTGCCCTTCTTTTATCGGTTACGGATTTGAAACTAACCAAGATGCCGGAACCTTGGCCAAGGAAGCAGCGGTTG ATGCCCCGAACTCCACCAACAGTCCAACTTGTGAAAACCCTCCACCACCATCAGAATG GTTGGAGGATACACTGATTGACCTTTACTTATCTGGCTACAACAACGTAGCACTCAGTGCTGCTGATACAGTGACAGTGCCCGTGGAAACCAATGGATATAACTCCGCGTTAGAAG CTTACAGCAACACTTATGAAGTGGAAGGCGAATGGAACACAGGTCTGGAGGATGAAAACGGCATGGCTGATGATAAAAGAATTGTAGATGAAGTCGTAGCTTACAGTGATATGTATGAACTTGAAGAAGGTGAGTGGATCCCAGATACAGAGGATGAAAATCACATAGCTGATACAAGTACCCTAGATGAAG GCATGTTGTTTGATGAAGAAAAATGGAGAGCTCAGTATGGTCAAGTCACTGAATCAAGGAAAGATTTGGTTTTAGAGTTTCCAGCTGTGGACTTGTGGGATTGGGAAATGGTTAGAGCTTccaaaaaagatgaaaagagtAGGGTGGCAAAGTTGGTTGGAAGACTGGTTAAACAATCTGCAAAGCGACATCCATCTATCTCATCTGGTGAAAAGAAATTTAAATCTGCTCCAATATGTGAAGTGCATCTCGATCTGGTACGCGTCAAAACAG GACAAGTGTATAGATTGCGAAATCCTAGTGCAAGATATGTGGCTTCATTATCAAGTTATGATTCTTCCGATCCAACAAAAAATTGGGATTTTCCTCAGATATCATCTAATACAAATAGCGCACTTGTCTCCAAGTCCAGTGAAAGTACTCCATCCACTTCAAATGAAATTTCTACAGAGAAAGATTTGCCTATGTTGCCAAGTCAACTTTCTGCATCCAAG CAAATAAAAAGTCAATACAGAGATCGTGCGGCAGAAAGAAGAATCTTGCATGGTGGCTTTGGTGTGGGTCCAGGACAGAAGAATCTTGGTGGTGGTTATGATACGCCACCATCACCTGATGCTAGTCCTCAAGAAGCTAAAGAAGAGGCCTTGAAGATGTCATTTGGACCGGGTAGTTATGCCAGGAAACTTCTAGAAGGCATGGGCTGGAAGGAG GGAGAAGGGCTTGGCAACTCAACAAAGGGCATGGTGGAACCTATTCAACCAGTTGGAAACACTGGCAGTGCAGGCTTGGGATGGCCTCATCGAAATTTTCAAAAGGGTCAAGGCTAA